In Armatimonadota bacterium, a single genomic region encodes these proteins:
- a CDS encoding thiamine pyrophosphate-dependent dehydrogenase E1 component subunit alpha: MGHVRPTDEQFFRTMIRLRHVETALSELSAAGQLRGSLHLCEGQEACPAGACAALLKEDYVTATYRGHGYVLAKGTSLDKVIAEVLGRATGLCKGKGGKMHLFDQEFGVLGTNGIVGAGVGTACGAALASKLDGTGRVAMTVFGDGANNQGHLMECWNMAVLYKLPVIFFCENNLYSEMTPLSRSHGSVNLAERARGFGLHTDSVNGNDPHAVFEVVSKAADRGRSGQGPTFIEAMTYRTTGHYQADSGTAYRTKEEVEDWRSRSPILLLRQRIGAKADEIEAEELAAVQASVGKALASPVPGVDQSMTEVFA, translated from the coding sequence ATGGGACACGTCCGACCGACCGACGAGCAGTTTTTTCGCACGATGATTCGGTTACGGCATGTCGAGACGGCCCTCTCCGAGCTCTCGGCAGCAGGTCAGCTTCGCGGTTCGCTGCACCTATGCGAGGGGCAAGAGGCTTGTCCGGCAGGAGCCTGTGCGGCGTTGCTGAAAGAAGACTATGTGACGGCGACGTATCGCGGCCACGGTTACGTTTTGGCGAAGGGGACTTCGCTGGATAAGGTGATTGCTGAAGTTCTAGGACGGGCGACGGGTTTGTGTAAGGGTAAGGGCGGAAAGATGCACTTATTCGATCAGGAGTTTGGTGTGCTCGGCACGAACGGGATCGTAGGCGCAGGAGTCGGGACCGCCTGCGGTGCGGCGTTGGCATCCAAGTTGGACGGGACTGGTCGGGTTGCGATGACTGTCTTTGGAGACGGCGCGAACAACCAGGGGCACCTGATGGAGTGTTGGAATATGGCGGTTCTTTACAAGCTACCGGTCATCTTCTTCTGCGAGAATAATCTGTATTCCGAGATGACACCGTTGTCGCGTTCGCACGGAAGCGTAAACTTAGCCGAGCGAGCAAGGGGCTTTGGGCTCCACACGGATTCAGTGAATGGCAACGACCCTCACGCGGTTTTCGAAGTTGTCTCCAAAGCGGCGGATCGAGGCCGCAGTGGCCAAGGTCCGACGTTTATTGAGGCGATGACCTATCGAACAACGGGACACTACCAGGCTGACTCCGGCACGGCATATAGAACAAAAGAGGAGGTTGAAGACTGGCGCTCTCGCTCGCCGATATTGTTGCTTCGGCAACGAATCGGGGCAAAGGCAGACGAGATTGAAGCTGAAGAGCTAGCGGCAGTGCAAGCCTCGGTCGGAAAAGCTTTGGCATCACCTGTGCCTGGGGTCGATCAGTCGATGACGGAGGTGTTCGCATGA
- a CDS encoding alpha-ketoacid dehydrogenase subunit beta, with translation MSKMSFVQACNAGLRQELSRDPIVFLMGEDIAHYGGMFRVTEGLLEAFGEDRVIDTPISESGFIGMALGAALAGKRPIAELMFIDFGLVAMDQLLNNIAKTHYMSGGRCPVPMTIITQGGGYRGAAAQHSQMLEALFLHLPGIKVVLPSNPADAKGLMAAAIRDDNPVVFIGHKQLFGKQGEVPDGEHFIPLGTSNVVQSGSEVTILTYSFTVDLALKAAEAFPGKVEIVDLRTLNPLDWATIEASVRKTHRVIVAHEAHGRCSVASDLAFQVQQRLFDELDAPVEIVAALDAPIPFAVELENEVLPTAARIEAKLREMLG, from the coding sequence ATGAGCAAGATGTCGTTTGTTCAAGCGTGCAATGCAGGGCTCCGACAGGAGCTTTCGCGCGATCCAATCGTGTTTTTGATGGGTGAGGATATCGCCCATTACGGCGGAATGTTCCGGGTGACCGAGGGGCTTCTTGAGGCGTTTGGCGAGGACCGAGTGATTGACACTCCGATCAGCGAGAGCGGGTTTATTGGAATGGCGTTAGGCGCGGCGTTGGCAGGCAAGCGTCCGATTGCGGAGCTGATGTTTATTGACTTCGGACTGGTCGCAATGGATCAGCTTCTGAACAACATTGCCAAGACGCACTACATGAGCGGCGGGCGGTGTCCGGTGCCGATGACGATCATCACTCAGGGCGGCGGCTACCGCGGCGCGGCGGCTCAGCATAGCCAGATGCTGGAGGCTCTGTTCTTACACCTTCCCGGGATCAAAGTGGTTTTGCCTTCCAATCCCGCGGATGCGAAGGGACTCATGGCGGCGGCGATTCGAGATGATAATCCGGTCGTCTTCATCGGCCATAAGCAGCTTTTCGGAAAGCAGGGCGAGGTTCCGGATGGGGAGCATTTCATCCCGCTTGGTACATCTAACGTGGTCCAATCCGGTTCTGAAGTGACCATTTTGACCTACTCGTTTACGGTCGATCTGGCCCTCAAGGCGGCAGAAGCGTTTCCTGGAAAGGTCGAGATTGTTGATCTTCGGACTCTAAACCCTCTCGACTGGGCGACGATCGAGGCTTCAGTGCGGAAGACGCATCGCGTGATCGTTGCTCACGAGGCGCACGGGCGGTGTTCGGTCGCTTCGGACCTTGCGTTTCAGGTTCAGCAACGGCTGTTCGATGAGCTGGACGCTCCGGTTGAAATCGTTGCCGCGCTCGATGCTCCGATTCCGTTTGCGGTTGAGCTCGAGAACGAGGTTCTTCCGACGGCGGCTCGGATCGAGGCGAAGTTGCGGGAGATGCTGGGTTGA
- a CDS encoding SDR family oxidoreductase, translated as MSLALVTGAAQGIGQAIANKLRSEGHDVIGIDRQPGVELQLDLMDLDSIPVALAGLERCPQILINAAGICLTRPFFEVEQAGFAKTHTINVQAPLVLMQAVAARLIKEGKLGSFVNITSNSAFMPKLEQLDYAATKAALISITKSAALSLGPHGIRVNAVAPGITNTPLTQGIAKQRAEIRGVSPEETLAPVVASLPLKRMAEPDEIAQVVAFLASDAASYVTGQTYLVDGGQWMH; from the coding sequence TTGAGCCTTGCCCTCGTGACGGGCGCGGCCCAGGGGATCGGTCAAGCCATCGCCAACAAACTTCGGTCCGAAGGTCACGACGTGATCGGCATCGACCGACAACCGGGCGTTGAACTTCAACTTGATCTGATGGACCTCGATTCCATTCCCGTTGCGTTGGCAGGACTCGAAAGGTGCCCCCAAATCCTTATCAACGCTGCAGGAATCTGTCTCACGAGACCGTTCTTTGAAGTCGAGCAAGCGGGCTTTGCGAAGACTCATACCATTAACGTCCAAGCTCCGCTGGTTTTGATGCAAGCGGTTGCCGCACGCCTGATAAAGGAAGGCAAGCTCGGCTCGTTTGTCAATATCACCAGCAATTCGGCGTTTATGCCCAAACTTGAGCAGCTTGATTACGCCGCCACCAAAGCGGCGCTGATTTCAATCACGAAGTCTGCAGCCCTTAGCCTCGGCCCCCACGGAATCCGGGTTAATGCTGTCGCTCCTGGAATCACGAACACCCCGCTAACCCAAGGCATCGCCAAGCAGCGCGCCGAAATCCGAGGCGTCTCGCCCGAGGAAACCCTTGCTCCGGTCGTCGCCTCTCTCCCGCTTAAAAGGATGGCGGAGCCAGATGAGATCGCCCAGGTCGTCGCATTCCTCGCCTCGGATGCCGCGAGCTATGTGACTGGGCAGACTTATCTAGTCGATGGCGGACAATGGATGCACTAG
- a CDS encoding VOC family protein → MAFNGLWHASFTVSDMEASLAFYCGLLGMELHHQQVQCNEYTSKLVGFPNADLKVAMLRIPNSFVGPSNHHLELVEYVHPRGEKTDVTTNRPGAPHLAFITDDIHADYARLAAAGVRFKAPEPVAIEEGVNKGGFTVYFLDPDDITLEMLQPPAGRPWGSVNGVELKKP, encoded by the coding sequence ATGGCATTCAATGGGCTTTGGCATGCGAGTTTTACGGTCTCGGATATGGAGGCTTCGCTGGCGTTTTATTGTGGGCTGTTGGGGATGGAATTGCATCACCAGCAGGTTCAGTGCAACGAGTACACGTCCAAGTTGGTGGGCTTTCCGAACGCTGATTTGAAGGTGGCGATGCTGCGGATTCCGAATTCGTTTGTGGGGCCGTCAAACCACCATTTGGAGTTGGTGGAATATGTTCATCCACGCGGAGAGAAGACGGATGTCACTACGAACCGGCCCGGCGCGCCTCACTTGGCGTTTATCACCGACGACATTCACGCCGACTATGCTCGACTCGCGGCAGCTGGTGTGCGCTTCAAAGCTCCTGAGCCCGTGGCTATAGAAGAAGGGGTGAACAAGGGTGGGTTCACGGTGTATTTCCTCGATCCTGATGACATCACACTTGAGATGCTCCAGCCTCCAGCCGGTCGGCCGTGGGGTTCAGTGAACGGCGTGGAGCTGAAAAAGCCGTGA
- a CDS encoding extracellular solute-binding protein: MTKLVLRTREQDTFENALAWQIEDFRKVRPDIEIEVVAKPISAHQHEMVVEEGAKNGEGDLFLCCTDWLPEAFAKGLIVPLDGFELPADWPDGWHPAMQKLVYQGGSLIGIPWHDGPQMFIYLKHIFEDPGHIAQFEARYGWRLDVPKTWEQFRQVAEFFTHPENDEWGCICAGYTDGHNNVYDFLIQLWSRGGVLLDDEFRPCFDGPEGVAGLTFLRDLYRDCMPPAALNLGSVEAGDSFAKGNVAMMWNWCGFAAVCEMPEYSNVVGKVGLASLPGGPESVSLNIYWAMTITSGCVDKEAAWAFMRHISKADCDKVTSMVGANGTRLSTWRDPEVRAKYPHYKIIEEVHGQTRTLPAIPEYTMVNDNISTAVHAVIHLGADPRLALEASRCEAEYFLEQSGRLRRN; this comes from the coding sequence GTGACAAAACTTGTTCTCCGAACGCGTGAGCAAGACACGTTTGAGAATGCACTTGCCTGGCAGATTGAAGATTTCCGGAAGGTTCGACCCGACATCGAGATCGAGGTCGTCGCAAAGCCGATCAGCGCTCATCAGCACGAAATGGTGGTTGAGGAAGGGGCAAAGAACGGTGAGGGCGATCTTTTTCTGTGCTGTACTGACTGGCTCCCAGAGGCTTTTGCGAAGGGGCTGATAGTGCCTCTGGATGGGTTTGAGCTTCCCGCAGATTGGCCGGATGGCTGGCATCCGGCGATGCAAAAACTTGTGTATCAGGGGGGTTCGCTGATCGGGATTCCCTGGCACGATGGCCCCCAGATGTTTATCTACTTGAAGCATATTTTCGAGGATCCCGGTCATATCGCACAATTTGAAGCTCGGTACGGCTGGCGGCTCGATGTTCCCAAGACTTGGGAACAGTTTCGACAGGTCGCGGAGTTCTTTACCCACCCCGAGAACGATGAATGGGGCTGCATCTGTGCGGGATATACGGATGGGCACAACAACGTTTATGACTTCCTAATTCAGCTCTGGAGCCGAGGCGGGGTTCTGCTGGACGACGAGTTTCGGCCTTGTTTTGATGGCCCGGAGGGCGTTGCGGGGTTGACGTTTTTGCGGGATTTATACCGTGATTGCATGCCTCCGGCGGCCCTGAATTTGGGCAGTGTGGAGGCAGGCGACTCTTTTGCAAAGGGCAACGTGGCGATGATGTGGAACTGGTGTGGATTTGCGGCGGTTTGCGAGATGCCGGAGTACAGCAACGTGGTCGGCAAGGTCGGCTTGGCCTCGCTTCCCGGCGGACCGGAGTCGGTTTCGCTGAACATCTATTGGGCGATGACGATCACTTCGGGTTGCGTTGACAAGGAGGCGGCTTGGGCGTTTATGCGTCACATTAGCAAGGCGGACTGCGACAAAGTGACGAGTATGGTCGGGGCAAACGGAACTCGGCTGAGCACCTGGCGCGACCCTGAAGTGCGAGCAAAGTATCCGCATTACAAGATCATTGAGGAGGTTCATGGGCAGACCCGGACTCTTCCCGCGATTCCGGAGTACACCATGGTTAACGACAACATCTCGACCGCCGTTCATGCCGTCATTCACCTCGGTGCTGATCCAAGACTCGCGTTGGAAGCCTCCCGGTGCGAGGCGGAGTACTTTCTGGAGCAGTCTGGGAGGCTACGACGGAACTAA
- a CDS encoding Gfo/Idh/MocA family oxidoreductase, which translates to MPDSFVPIVSIGAGGIVQNAHYPAYQKAEFAVAKTYDLNRDSAEKAAMKVDSTVCDSVSEAELSGAIYDLAVPGSAILETLRQLPDGAFVLIQKPLGETLEQAEQIVGLCDEKGLKAAVNFQLRWAPYMLALKDLIARNALGETHELEFKVNVHTPWAEWSFLEKAPRMEMVYHSIHYLDFIRHLWGEPRSVKAHSIKDPSSPKLDSSRSTVILDYGDMKRAVVQTYHGHVAPPGHQESYLRIEGTKGAAWVQMGLNMNYPQGGDDRLEYWISGNVEWTNVALQGSWFPDAFIGPMAAMMIWAEGGTAPSTEVHDALKTMLLVDAAYKNSDLGGILLA; encoded by the coding sequence ATGCCGGATTCGTTTGTTCCGATCGTGAGCATCGGGGCAGGCGGAATCGTTCAAAACGCTCACTACCCGGCGTATCAAAAGGCTGAGTTTGCGGTTGCAAAGACTTACGATCTGAATCGAGACTCTGCCGAAAAAGCCGCCATGAAGGTGGATTCCACGGTGTGCGATTCAGTTTCGGAAGCCGAGCTTTCGGGCGCAATCTACGACCTAGCAGTGCCGGGTTCGGCAATCCTCGAAACCCTTCGCCAGCTTCCCGACGGAGCCTTTGTTCTGATCCAAAAACCGCTCGGCGAAACGCTCGAACAAGCCGAACAAATCGTTGGGCTTTGCGACGAAAAGGGGCTGAAAGCCGCCGTCAATTTTCAACTCCGCTGGGCACCCTACATGCTGGCCCTCAAAGATTTGATCGCTCGGAACGCGCTGGGCGAGACCCATGAGCTTGAGTTCAAGGTCAATGTCCATACGCCATGGGCGGAATGGAGCTTTCTTGAGAAGGCTCCGCGAATGGAGATGGTCTACCACTCAATTCATTACCTTGACTTCATTCGCCACCTATGGGGAGAGCCGCGATCGGTGAAGGCTCACTCGATCAAAGACCCAAGCTCGCCGAAGTTAGATTCTTCCCGGAGCACCGTGATCCTTGATTACGGTGACATGAAGCGGGCAGTGGTGCAGACCTATCATGGTCATGTTGCTCCACCAGGTCATCAGGAGTCCTATCTGCGAATCGAGGGTACCAAGGGAGCGGCTTGGGTTCAAATGGGCCTCAATATGAACTATCCACAGGGTGGGGACGATCGGCTTGAGTATTGGATCAGCGGGAATGTTGAGTGGACGAATGTTGCACTCCAGGGCAGTTGGTTCCCCGATGCCTTCATCGGCCCCATGGCGGCAATGATGATCTGGGCGGAAGGCGGAACGGCCCCGTCGACCGAAGTTCATGATGCTCTAAAGACCATGTTGTTGGTGGATGCGGCGTACAAAAATTCTGACCTTGGTGGAATCCTGCTTGCGTGA
- a CDS encoding ABC transporter ATP-binding protein, protein MALVSINNLTVRYGAFTALDDFSCQIEEGCTGLLGPNGAGKTTLLKTLLGFITPSSGGGNVLGLDLYNGNKEIRQKIGLMPEQDCHIPGLSAVGFVAYAGELAGMPADQALRRAHEVLEYCGLGEARYRNVETYSTGMKQRIKLAQAMIHGPKLLLLDEPTNGLDPKGREEMLDLIKDISHNKGVNVLISSHLLPDIERVCDRVVVVLRGKLVSQGTIRDLKKIEGQPLDVDLRETNEAFVTKIKANGGNASPTTYTTVRVQIAGTREHAMNTILQTAKDSGAQVRGVKLAERSLEEAFLSAVQA, encoded by the coding sequence GTGGCACTGGTATCCATCAATAATCTCACGGTTCGGTACGGGGCATTTACCGCGCTGGACGACTTTTCTTGCCAAATCGAGGAAGGATGTACGGGCCTGCTCGGGCCGAACGGGGCGGGGAAAACCACGCTTTTGAAAACGTTACTCGGTTTCATCACTCCTTCCAGCGGAGGCGGGAATGTGCTGGGGCTCGACCTTTACAACGGTAACAAAGAGATTCGGCAAAAAATCGGGCTAATGCCGGAGCAGGATTGCCACATTCCGGGATTATCGGCGGTGGGGTTTGTCGCCTACGCTGGCGAGCTGGCCGGGATGCCTGCGGATCAGGCTCTCCGCCGGGCACATGAGGTTCTTGAATACTGCGGGCTGGGCGAGGCTCGTTACCGCAACGTTGAAACTTACAGCACAGGAATGAAGCAGCGCATCAAGCTTGCTCAGGCGATGATTCATGGCCCCAAGCTCCTCCTTTTGGACGAGCCGACGAACGGCCTTGACCCAAAAGGCCGCGAAGAGATGCTTGATCTGATCAAAGACATTTCACACAACAAGGGGGTCAACGTTTTAATTAGTAGCCACTTGTTGCCGGACATCGAACGGGTCTGCGACCGGGTCGTCGTCGTGCTTCGGGGCAAGCTGGTCAGCCAGGGCACGATTCGGGATTTGAAGAAGATCGAGGGTCAGCCACTGGATGTCGATCTTCGCGAGACCAATGAGGCGTTTGTTACAAAGATCAAGGCGAACGGAGGCAATGCCTCTCCCACAACGTACACGACGGTGCGAGTCCAGATTGCTGGAACGAGGGAACACGCGATGAACACGATTCTTCAAACGGCAAAAGACTCTGGCGCGCAAGTGCGCGGTGTAAAGCTGGCGGAACGCTCGCTTGAGGAAGCCTTCCTTTCGGCGGTGCAAGCATGA
- a CDS encoding ABC transporter permease subunit has product MSNSPIADLSYRHYDGPLSGVSKRWWSIAKMTMQVATKRRGFWGWSLFSAWWFFILLAVFWFADNVLGNLTGSAGGANAFLQQIKWKDQFVHGYSYSQMILMVVTLMIGVGSIANDNRANALLVYLSKPCSRFDYVFGKWLGVFILISLVSFVPMMVFWLYGYMSFQQYGFWKDAPWLFLKLALVSICSGALHASLGLAVSSLFNQGRLAGATYAGIYFMSYILTQVMSGFNASSTFQKTPTPAIVRQLFYGSIDGIQIGLSKLIIGTNGSPLFPGMGPGGGGGGRRRNGPQIDVDQWIIGAPNASWIVPVFFVLVIGGFAVAYSRIKAVEVVG; this is encoded by the coding sequence ATGAGCAACTCACCAATTGCCGATCTCAGCTATCGCCACTACGACGGCCCGCTAAGCGGCGTCAGTAAGCGCTGGTGGAGCATCGCTAAGATGACGATGCAAGTTGCAACCAAGAGGCGCGGCTTCTGGGGCTGGAGCCTTTTTTCGGCGTGGTGGTTCTTTATCTTGCTCGCAGTGTTTTGGTTTGCAGATAACGTTTTGGGGAACTTGACTGGCTCGGCTGGAGGCGCAAACGCCTTCTTACAGCAGATCAAGTGGAAGGATCAGTTTGTCCACGGCTACAGCTACAGTCAGATGATTCTGATGGTCGTCACCCTGATGATCGGAGTTGGGTCGATTGCAAATGATAACCGCGCGAACGCGCTTTTGGTCTATCTCAGCAAGCCTTGCTCGCGGTTTGATTATGTTTTCGGGAAGTGGCTCGGAGTCTTCATTCTCATCAGCTTGGTTTCGTTCGTTCCGATGATGGTGTTTTGGTTGTATGGCTACATGAGCTTTCAGCAATACGGTTTTTGGAAGGACGCCCCATGGCTGTTTTTGAAGCTCGCGCTGGTCTCTATTTGTTCAGGGGCACTCCATGCGTCGCTTGGCCTAGCGGTCAGCTCACTGTTCAATCAGGGCCGGTTGGCGGGTGCGACTTACGCGGGAATCTACTTCATGTCCTACATCCTGACGCAGGTGATGAGCGGGTTCAACGCAAGTTCGACATTCCAAAAGACCCCGACCCCAGCGATCGTGCGGCAACTTTTCTACGGTTCAATTGATGGAATTCAGATCGGGCTCTCCAAGCTCATCATCGGAACGAATGGTTCGCCACTCTTCCCTGGCATGGGGCCTGGCGGAGGCGGTGGAGGTCGACGTCGGAACGGACCTCAAATTGATGTGGATCAGTGGATCATTGGGGCGCCAAACGCATCCTGGATCGTGCCGGTGTTTTTTGTTCTGGTCATCGGCGGATTTGCTGTAGCCTACTCCCGAATCAAGGCCGTGGAGGTGGTGGGATGA